A region of the Anaerolineales bacterium genome:
ATTTCGGGAAAGGCGACTCCGGTGTACTGTGGATCGGCCCTGCGGAACAAGGGCGTACAACTGCTGTTGAACGCTGTGGTCGACTACCTGCCCTCGCCGCTCGATATCCCCGATGTGGTCGGACGCAAACCCGATACGGACGAAGAGCTATCTCGCCCTGCGGAAGATTCCGCGCCGCTGAGTGCCCTGGTGTTCAAGATCGTGACCGATCCTTACGTCGGTCGTTTGGCCTATTTCCGTGTCTATTCGGGAAAAATCACCAAAGGTTCGACGGTGTACAACGCCAACAAAGAGAAGCGTGAGCGTGTGGGCAGACTGCTGCGCATGTACGCCGACCGCCGGGAAGATATCGACGAAGTCCTCGCCGGTGACATTGGCGCCGTTCTGGGCATGAAGCAGACCTTCACCGGAGACACGCTGTGTGATGCGGCCAATGCGATCATTCTCGAAAATATTACTTTCCCGGAGCCAGTCATTTTCCTGGCGATCGAGCCCAAGACGATGGCTGACCAGGATAAGATGTCGGAAGCGTTACAGAAGCTGGCGGAGGAAGATCCGACTTTCCGAGTGGGAGTGGATGAGAACACCGGCCAGACGATGATCTGGGGCATGGGTGAACTGCATCTGGAAGTGTTGATCGACCGCATGCTCCGCGAGTTCAAGGTGCAGGCCAACGTCGGACGGCCACGGGTTGCTTACCGCGAGTCGATCTCTCAAACCGTGCCTGCGGTGGAAATGCGCTACGTTAAACAAACCGGTGGACGCGGGCAGTATGCCCACGTGGTGCTCAAACTCGAACCCGGAGGACCCGGAACCGGCATCGTCTTCGAATCGAAGATCAAAGGCGGCGTCATCCCGACGGAATACATCCCCGGCGTGGAGAAGGGCGTGCGCGAAGCCGCCGAAGGCGGAGTGATCGCAGGGTATCCGGTGACCGACGTAAAGGTCACTTTGATCGACGGATCGTTCCACGAAGTCGATTCGAGCGAATTGGCTTTCAAGGTTGCTGGCTCGCTGGCCTTCAAGGAAGGCGTCCAACAGGGCGGTCCGATCTTGCTCGAGCCGGTGATGAGTGCCGAGATCGTCGTACCGGAAGATCATGTCGGCGACGTAACCGGAGATTTGGCATCCCGGCGAGCAGCGATCGAAGGCATTGAAATTCGTCCCAGCAACGTACAGGCCATCCAGGCGAAGGTTCCGTTGGCGGAAATGTTCGGTTATGCGACCGACCTGCGTTCGATGACGCAGGGTCGTGGAGTTTTCACCATGGAATTCGATCACTACGAAGCGGTGGCCGAGTCTGTAAGCAAGGGAATATTGGTAGGCGCGCGGTGAGCGCCTGTG
Encoded here:
- the fusA gene encoding elongation factor G yields the protein MTRQYPIERYRNIGIIAHIDAGKTTTTERVLFYTGKTHRLGSVDDGTTVTDWMDQERERGITIVSAAVTAMWRDYIINIIDTPGHIDFTAEVQRSLRVLDGGVVVFDAVQGVEPQSETVWRQADRYGVPRICFVNKMDRLGASYEHTIESIRNRLGANPIAVQMPIGSEAKFVGVIDLIDEKAIIWKDELGTTPEESDVPADLKAEFEDRRVKMIELIAEADDDLTFKYLEGEEISTQELKQGLRRAVISGKATPVYCGSALRNKGVQLLLNAVVDYLPSPLDIPDVVGRKPDTDEELSRPAEDSAPLSALVFKIVTDPYVGRLAYFRVYSGKITKGSTVYNANKEKRERVGRLLRMYADRREDIDEVLAGDIGAVLGMKQTFTGDTLCDAANAIILENITFPEPVIFLAIEPKTMADQDKMSEALQKLAEEDPTFRVGVDENTGQTMIWGMGELHLEVLIDRMLREFKVQANVGRPRVAYRESISQTVPAVEMRYVKQTGGRGQYAHVVLKLEPGGPGTGIVFESKIKGGVIPTEYIPGVEKGVREAAEGGVIAGYPVTDVKVTLIDGSFHEVDSSELAFKVAGSLAFKEGVQQGGPILLEPVMSAEIVVPEDHVGDVTGDLASRRAAIEGIEIRPSNVQAIQAKVPLAEMFGYATDLRSMTQGRGVFTMEFDHYEAVAESVSKGILVGAR